The genome window ACGTGGGTCAGGGTTCGAACACGGTCCTGGCCCAGATTGTGGCGACCGAACTGGGGATTCCCCTGGCGTGGGTGAAGGTCCAAGCGGCCGACACGGCGACCACGCCATACGCCGTCGGCACCCGGGGCAGTTGTGTCACCCATAATGAGGGCAAGCCGGCCCAACTGGCAGCCATGGCGGTCAAGGCGAAGATCATCGAGCGGGCGGCCACGATGACCGGGATCTCTCCCACGGGGCTGAGCCTCGAGGCGGGTCGAATCATGAACGTCGCTTCGGGCGAGACGCTGCTGACCATCCGGGACGTTGCCGAGAACAGTCACTTTGGCGAGAATCCGGCCCCGATCACCGGCGAAGCCACCTTCAACCCGCCGACCATGGCGCCTTCCTTTGGCGCTCAGTTCGCGGAGGTGGAGGTGGACACCGAGACCGGGCAAGTCTCAGTCAAGAAGATGGTCGCCATCCACGACATCGGGCGGGCCATCAACCCGCTGTCCTGTGAAGGCCAGATCCAGGGCGCCCTGCAGCAAGGCATGGGCTACGCCCTGACCGAGGGGCTCACCTTCTCGCGGAATACCGGCCAGCCCCTGAACCCCAGTTTCCTCGACTACAAGATTCTGTCCGCGGCCGACATGCCGGCCATCGAGGTCGGCCTCGTCGAGTCCTATGAGCCGACCGGGCCCTTCGGGGCCAAGGGTCTCGGGGAGAGCGGCCTGGTGCCGACCGCCCCGGCCCTCGCCAACGCTATCGCCAACGCCGTCGGGGTGCGCTGTCGGGAGCTGCCGATGACCAGCGAGCGGCTCTGGGTTCTGCTTAAAGAGCGGGAGCAGAGGTGATCGACGTGAGCAGATACAGCCGGCCGGAGTATGTCAAAGTCCTGACCGTGGACGACGCGATCGAAGAGTTGATCCGCAACGGCGAGGCGTACGTCGTCGCCGGGGGTACCGATCTCGTCGTCAATATGCGACTGGGCCGCTGCGCGCCCCGCAAACTGGTCGATTTGAGCGCGGTTCCCCAGCTTTCCGTGGTGAGTCCAGATCACAACTCGGTGGTCATCGGGGCGACGGCGACCATGTCCCGAATCGTCGAGGCCCTCTCTCCATGGCCTTCGTTGTCGGCCCTGACCACCGCCGCTTCGCTCTTGGGCACCCCCCAGGTGCGCAATCTGGCGACCATCGGCGGCAACATCGGCAACGCCTCTCCCAGCGCGGAACTGGTTGGTCCGCTGGTAGCTCTGGGTGCATCCGCGGTCCTGCGAGGGCCGAAAGGGGACCGGTGTGTACCGATTGAGGAGCTCTTCGTCGGTCCGGGAGAGACGGTCTTGTCAAAGTCCGAAGTCCTGACGGCGGTGGATGTTCCCATCCCGCCAACCAAGACCCTCACCGCTTACGCTCGTCACCGCCGGACCAGGGTCGACCTGGCCACGGTCGGAGTCTCCGTCGCCCTGGGGGTCACGGCTGGCAGATGCCAGCACTGCCGGGTGGTCCTGACGGCGGTGGCCCCGACTCCGTTGAGAGCCATTGAGGCCGAAGGAGTGCTGGCCGGACAGAAGCTGACGGAAGAGGTCATCGCCCAGGCGGCCCTGGTGGCCTCGGCCGAAGCCAGGCCGATCAGTGACGTCAGGGCCAGCGCCGATTATCGCCGGGAACTGGTCGAGATCATCACGAGAAGGTCCCTCACTTCCTTGGCGGCTACCCTGGGGGTGAACTGACGTGACCTATCCAATCAAGCTGGTTGTCAACGGCAGGAAGTTCAGCCCCCGGGTTGAAGGCGACGAGACCCTACTCCATCTCTTGCGGGAGAA of Bacillota bacterium contains these proteins:
- a CDS encoding xanthine dehydrogenase family protein subunit M; translation: MSRYSRPEYVKVLTVDDAIEELIRNGEAYVVAGGTDLVVNMRLGRCAPRKLVDLSAVPQLSVVSPDHNSVVIGATATMSRIVEALSPWPSLSALTTAASLLGTPQVRNLATIGGNIGNASPSAELVGPLVALGASAVLRGPKGDRCVPIEELFVGPGETVLSKSEVLTAVDVPIPPTKTLTAYARHRRTRVDLATVGVSVALGVTAGRCQHCRVVLTAVAPTPLRAIEAEGVLAGQKLTEEVIAQAALVASAEARPISDVRASADYRRELVEIITRRSLTSLAATLGVN